The Deltaproteobacteria bacterium genome contains the following window.
GCCCATGCCGGGAGCCACCCGAGCAGTCATGAAATGCTCAGGCTATATCGTGACCAGCTTTTTTTCTGGAAGGATCTTATCGCCGGGGTTCTCAAGTCCGATCCCAAGGACCCGGTAGAACGAGCCACAGAGGTCCTTCTGGAACAAGATCCCCTGTTGAACTGTTTTCAACAAATGGATCCCTTCTCCCAGGAAAGGGAACGCTTTTTTATGGCCAACAGTATCGCCGGGTTTGTGGGCTATTTAAAAAGTCAGGCGATGAGCAATGGGCAATAGGTTAGAAAGCTCTCCTGATTTCTTTTACCTATAGCCTATAGCCTTTTGCCTCTTGCCTATCGCCTGTTTTTTTATTCTGAATTCTAAATTCTAAATTCTTATTGTGTTCTTACCCAAAATTAAGTATATTTTCCTTCATGCCCCCGTAGCTCAGTAGGATAGAGCGGCAGATTCCTAATCTGTAGGCCGTGAGTTCAAGTCTCGCCGGGGGCACCATAAAATCAGGTACAACCATATATCCCCCCTGGGCTTCCACCGGTAACCGCAAGAGCAAAATTTTCAGATCCCCCGGGATCCTTTTCCGGCCTGACCCTCCAGTCACTACAGTTAGGACACAATACCTGGGTCATTTTGTTCCCATTTGAATCCGGGGCTTATTCAGGCACCCCTTCGGCCTATTTTTTAATCGCTCATTCGGAGCTATACAAAGATTTCAGTGGAGAGGATCGAAAGTCACCAGACTTTAAGGGTGACTCCCGCCATGGTAGCGGGGGTAATGGAAAAGCTTTGGGAGATTGAGGATATCCTAATTTAAGGAATGATTATGCGTTGCAGGTTTGGATACCGAATATAGGTTCATCCAGTCTGTTCATCCATTCTGACAGCTTAAATTCGACTTTTTTGACTTTCTTGGGGGCCTTTTTGGCGGCGATATCATGAAGAATAGATCGGGAATTTTGGGACAGGACTTTCCCCGTGCTTTCTGATGCATTCATAACATAGAGCATCCGCAAATTTTTATCATGGGGAGCCGCGATTATTTGTTTTCCGTTCTCCCACCTCGAATAAGTCTCCGGCTCCATGGACAGTGCGGCGGCCATATCCTTGCTCTTCATCCCGATTTCTTTACGTAAAAACCTGACCTCCAGTCCGGTTAATAATTCCTTCCTGCAAACAATATTTTTTCCGATCAGTAGATGAAGCTCATTAAGGTGTGGTATTTCAACGTAAATTTCCCCACACTTTTCGCACTTATATTGAGAAATCCCGGCCAGCCAGATATGATCTAATCCGCTTTCCTTATAATGATAAGGACGATTTTTAAGAGTTCCCAATATATTGTCGCATTTAGGGCATCTTTCCATTTTATATTCCTCCAAGGACGGTCACGATGATCAATTTTGTGTTCTTAATGACGATTGTAATAACACCACCCATATATCCTTCAAGGTCCTCGCCATGAATTTCACAATGGTACTTTTCGGTTCCTTCTTGGTTAAACTTAATAATCTTGCCATTTTTCAGTATATGCCGGACATCGCCCATCGTATAATTTCTCTCGACCATTCTTGCTTTAAC
Protein-coding sequences here:
- a CDS encoding helix-turn-helix domain-containing protein, which translates into the protein MERCPKCDNILGTLKNRPYHYKESGLDHIWLAGISQYKCEKCGEIYVEIPHLNELHLLIGKNIVCRKELLTGLEVRFLRKEIGMKSKDMAAALSMEPETYSRWENGKQIIAAPHDKNLRMLYVMNASESTGKVLSQNSRSILHDIAAKKAPKKVKKVEFKLSEWMNRLDEPIFGIQTCNA
- a CDS encoding DUF4258 domain-containing protein, with the translated sequence MVDITAEELESKIREILDHGLLIYSGHVKARMVERNYTMGDVRHILKNGKIIKFNQEGTEKYHCEIHGEDLEGYMGGVITIVIKNTKLIIVTVLGGI